The Scomber japonicus isolate fScoJap1 chromosome 21, fScoJap1.pri, whole genome shotgun sequence region AACATACTGTTAAAAATACAATGTGAGAATTACCACATTCTTCTATAACAAAGTAGCTTCTATCATATGACagagcaacaaacaaacaaacaaacaaatctgtAACACAATGCAGAACAGAAGAGGGAAGACTGCTTGAAGGTCGGCTTAGACAGTGACTGTACTGGTAATGACATTTTGCCAAACAACTTAAGACTTAAGAAAGCTCTTTTGGAAGGgcaagaaaataaagaatatcacacagtaaaaaaatattgaatttttCAATTAAGTGTTTCATACTAAAATCTTACCTTCCCTGTCAACAATGGTGAAGTTTGGGTTGGTGGCACTTATACTAAAGACAAACTTGTGTCCAACGAGGGGCTCGTCTGTATCAACGGCACTTATAGTCTGAATTAACTgtaagaaaacacaacacaacaatacaTTAACATATGCGGTAAACATATGACAAAACACATGGATATAACTCTTCATCATAGTCGGGGAATCTGAAAGCTTCTAAAATACTTCATGCAtcagcaaagaaaaacactttgagaCCAGTCAGGTACTCCTCACTCCTTGTGAGGTAGCTAGATTAGCCAGGTCACTTCATCAGATTACACGAGAATCCATTTTATTTGGCTTCaaattatgtgtttgtgtccaatCTGCGctgcaaatccagctgcctcacaaggttaGACGCTGATGGACAGGTGGTTCACCCAATCAGCTGCcaggtagtttttttttaaaagtgcctGTCCTTTTCCAAACATTGGTTTAACATGGTTAAACAAACCATCTGGCTCGTCAGATTAGGCAGAAACTACACTGCAAATAGTGAGGAGTGTTAAATTAATGAAGGGAACTCATGGACGTGTCAGTGAGCATTGTGGAAGGTTCCTCTAGACTGCACCCAGACTCATAAAATTCAAAGAAATAATCAAGTCTGTCAAGCCCTGTACCCCGTTATATGATGGAGTGTCATTTTAACTTTGTGTTACATTAGTGTCATGGCAACATGAATAACTGTGCACAAAGTTATGTTTACATCACCTGAATAATTGATCATTCAGATTCATATAATACAGTTGACAAATCAGCAACATTAAGAATAGCAGTATAACTATATAGATATGTTGACAAATTCCAATAAACCTGATACTTGGATGATCATTagtaacaaaacacattttaatttaatttcaaacatGATATAATATGTTTTAAGTACCTGTCCTGCTCTGACGTTCTCACAGACAAATGTATCGTAGGACATTGCAAACTCAGGGGCGTTGTCATTGACATCCAACACTTTAATGAACACAGGCACCCGAGTCGTCTGCCGTGGGTtatctaaaataaatgaataaccaTTAATGTCAGCATGGACTAAAATCATCATGTACTGCagactattttatttatatatatatatatatatatatatatatatatatatatatatatatatatatatatatatatatatatatatatatatatattataaaaaacaacaattactTATTTCAGTAGCCACCACAGAGATGTTGTGCCATTTGGACATTTCTCTGTCCAGTGCTTTCAGTGTTGTAATGGTGCCATTCACAGAATCAATGTTGAACAGCCTCTCCAGATCTGTATGCCGATCAATGGAGTATCTGcaagaatgacaaaaaaaaaatgtataattgaaATTCCCTGAACTGTAAACATAAAGCACATCATGTTATATTGTTTATAAAATGAAGTGCTGCTATTATCCTTTCTGCACTCCTTGCACAGATCTCTCCTCACAGGACAAACACACTAAagtacttctttccttcacaAAAGATAAAGGTATTTTACATAGCCACTCATTTCCTCCACAAGAATGCAATATATTCATGCTCTCCATTGTATAAAAAATGATACATCCCTTCGTCTTGCCTGCTCATTTGTCATTGTCAAATTTCATATTCCACTGAAATGTGAATATGCAACACAATACACCATGTGGCATGGGCAGTGAGTGGCATAGCTCTGTGTCAGAGACGGGCAGGCGCCATATGTGTGGAATGGCGGCGCTGAGCTGTGTGAATCGATACAGCAAATTAGGCTCTTTCACTTTGACTTTGCGCGGTGCCATAGAGGGCTTACATAATTCTGGGAAATAAACAGCGTCTGTATTCACTTCACAGGTCTGCCGCCATCTTCCACTGGGAAATCACCAGGAGGGACCCATGAATAAtatcctttccttctctcctctacACTGACACAAGGCTTGGCTGATGGATTAGATTTAGCCAAGTGGGCACATTTTCATCCTTATACTAAAAAAAACTGATAAGAGGAGAGTTTGTATTTCTTCCATGTTTATTGCTTTGTTgtctttattgattttatacTAGTATAATTAAAGCTGAAACAATGAGTTTTGAAACAATCAAATTACCACAGTAAAGAATCACATCCACTTCAGCAGGGAGGAAATCTTTGCTTAACTGTGCATTGATCAATTCCTGCTAGGTTTACTAGCACTTTTTTCTTAAGGAACATGAATCTGTTGAATACAAGGTAGGGATTTAGCATTTTTGCTCCAACAGTCTGACAGTCTGGCACAGTTTAGAGTCTAAACACTTCTAGCTGTCCCGTTTAGCATACTTGACTGGCTTGTTGTCAGCGTCAGGGTCCCTGGCCAACACCACACCGACGAAGCTGCCAGCAGCCGTGTCCTCGTGCACCTCGATGATGTAAGGGTTCCTGGTGAAAACGGGAGGCTCATCCACATCCTCTACCGTCACCTTGACCGTGGCGAAGTCTTTGAATTGCAAACCGTGGATGAACCTTGCATCTAAGTAGGTGTTTTTCACCTCCACTCTGAACTCATAGTCCTTCTTACTTTCATAATCCAGTGCCTGCAGATGAAAGAGCATCACAAGTCAAGCTGTAcacttttccataaaaaaacagTCCGCCTCCAGGATCTTGATAGGCAATTCATAGCATTTCATTTGTCTGCCTTTATCTTATTCATACTGTAAATTCTAAGTTACAAATCCAAGTGAGGAATACTGATCTGGGAGATCCTTTgggaaaactaaaaaaaaaaaaaaagagtttgtaGCAAAAgactgttttatattattcatttcaaAGGCTTTGGGTGTCTAATTTTATACCGCCGTTCAAAAATAAATTCTGTCATAGTCTTTCTTACATGAATGAACATTGTCACTGGGCTGTTTCTAATCTGAAACTGTactcttctgtctttccattcAAGTTAAACCatctgtgttataatttgggaGAAAGGGATCTTGAATATTAAGATGAGATGAAAAGGCAGCAAATATGTAATTTAAATTCAAACATTAAGTAAgtttaaactttatttcaaCCATAACTTCAAGACTTAAGAGAAAGTCATGAAGGTTGAATAAGAACATAATGatagcatgtttgtttttttttaattaggcAGTGGCTGGGAtaaaacaaattacaaaaaaaatcaagtttactaagaaacaatatttaaaagataTGTGTTTTAATCTTGTACTGGATACACGTCTTTTACCTTTTACCTTGAGTGTTCTTACTTTTCacccaaaacaaaccaaactaaTCTCCCAGCACTTACTTGATGTGCTAATTACAATTTCTTTTTAAGGCTTTCTTTTAAACCCATTTCGTAAAAAGGCAGGAAGGCTGGTCTTTGCAATTTTATGAAAACATGTCACAGACAGTGTTTGATTGTACAGCCATTATCAATCAATACACAACTGCAAAAAGTGTCAGTGTATGTTGCTGGTTGCAGACAACAAAACACTATTCAGCaaagtcttaaccctcctgttgtcctcaggtcaaggaaggacagaaggaaggaaggaaaggagtaggtaggaaggaaggaaggaaggaaaggagtaggaaggaaggaaggaaggaaaggagtaggtaggaaggaaggaaaggagtaggtaggtaggtaggaaggagagagggaggaaaggtgtaaggagagagggaggaaaggagtaaggaaggaaggaaggatgaaaggaggagggagcaaataaagaggggagaaggggaagaaggaaggaaaaaaaataaagcaatagggaagaaggaaggaaagaaggaacagtcaaaagagacggggtcaatttgacccaggaggacgacacatgGGTTAAAGtcagtcttaaaataacactaAAAGGGCAATAATGAGAAATGTAAATGAGTTACCTTTTTTACTATAATGACTCCCTCTTGTGTGGTCTGGTCTGTAATAATGTTGAATATGTCATGACCGCCAACAATACTATACTCCATCTCAGCGTTACGCCCAACATCTGGATCATCAGCTTTAATCCGTCCAATAGCACCTTCAATTTCTGTAGACTCCACAGCAGTCAAACGAAAGGAATCTATAGATGatagtgaaagagaaaaaaaaaaaagtactgtatCATCATGAGTAAGATAATTGTCTTCATATCAGAGGTCACTAAGAGGTGGTCTAAAGGCCtattatgaataaatacagcTGCTGTCTTACGGTTAGCAAAGCGAGGCGGGCTGTCGTTCACATCCAAGAGGGTGATGCTGACCGTCGTGGTTCCTGAAAGTCCACCCATCTGTCCGGCCATGTCTTTAGCCTGGATCACAACCTGGTAGTTTTCCTTGACTTCTCTATCCATGCCCGGCAGAGCGGTCTTGATAGtgcctggaaaaaaaaacaaaaaagaaaacagtcttTCCAGCACTACTGACAGTTTAAACGCCAAAGTCCATTgtaggaaatgtatttaatgtcttATTGAAAGTCAAGTAAGATAAAGCTCAATCCACTGTCTGAGCTCAACCCTGCATGCCAAGTTTACTTTAtacttatttgttttttgccaatatatttgaagaaaatggggggggggcagggtatTAAAGGTGGGTGTATAAAATGTGGGACCTTATCTTGCAGCCTGTGTATTGGTAGAAGCAACTGAATCACTTTGGATAAGGTCATGAAAAACTGTGTTTCTGGTAAAataattaagtcattttttaactttctaaataaaaaccaAGACCACAGTAACCTAACATCATTTCTATGAGACGGGGGTTGCTATGCTTCATGAAATGTATACCCACTCTGTAAATGTCTTATTTACATATATTGTTAGCTGTGGTAGCTTGTAGCCTGAGAGAAAGTGGCAACATCACGATGAAGAGACAACTTTTAAGGTCTTGTATTATATATGGAGCTCAGCTGTTGTTGCTCGGCTACATAGAGCTCAGCTGTTGTTGGTCAAGGAACAGTTCACTGCATGAGCTAAtctttttaaacttaattttGTATTAAATAAAGACATCCATCATGTAAGGCATTTTGCAGATGTTGGAATGGAAGAAAGACATAAGACTGACACAGACTATTTCATCTATTACTTAGTCAGACAGCAAATAAGCACACTTCCCAAAATATTGCTGAAATCTAATTttagacataaataaataatgtgaatTATGGCTTTGAATAGAGTTCGCCTTTTGAGCTTTAATGACTCACAGAGTAATGGGTTCATTAATAAATGGCTTCTCGTACTCTAAATACAAAGAAATCAATATCTTTATAGAATTATAACCACAATGCcacagtcattttttttaaaagtaggaTCAAAATACagctttttatttgctttttagaTTTCACAGTTACATTTTACAGAATATTAGCCGAGttattaaagtgttttaaaaggaaaatgtacagttttagtgagttttttTTAAGATCTGCAGTGCTGAAAATCACTGAAATcatctctgtcttctctcccaCATTTTAGCGAGCAGCGCAAGAGATCTGTTTATAGACTTGAATTACAAATTGGATCCATGAGTTCCTGCTGGGGCTTGGCTTACCATTTTCAGAATCCACAGAGAAATAGGGTTGTCCCTGCAGAATGCTGTATACAAGCTTGGCGCTGTTCCCATACGTTTGATCATCTGCATCACTGGCAGTTACAGTGACGACAGATGTACCTGCAAAAGACAACATGCAAAGTCAATGCCAAAACAGTGATACTGCATTTATTGAATGAAGACATGACCAAGTAACTGACTCAACATATTAGACGCGGATAGATTTTCTGCACTTATCATGTCATTAATCATACtgacagctttaaaaacaaacagtggcCTAATATTAACCCACTTTTACTGGTAGTCGGTGACTCATGTTTAATTTCTATGTCAGACAACAGGGCTCTGGAGAAAGTCATATTAAGTGACTAAAACAAGGCAGAGGTGTGCAACTAAAATCAATCAGGATTGTATCATTAGTCGTTATTTATACCCTTTTTAAAGAAACAGCAAGGTAATCACAGCGTTTGGCTAAACAGTGAAACGAAAGAGATTGAGGCTTTGGCAGAGTCTCTCCAGGCACCTCAGTGAAAATGATTGTCTTGATTGAACCCTGGTGTCCTAGTAGTAGGTTCTCTTTAACATAACAATGAGACTAAAAGGCTTCGCTTCATCAAGACTTTAAGTGAAGATTTATTTTTCTCCGTAGGTGATAATTTATATCACGGGGGTAGCCACCAAGTCTGATTTGCCACAGCCTGATAACAAGCAATGTCTCTTACGGTTTCATCAATACCTTTAATGACACACTTTACTcaatttcttattttacttataGATGCTCAGTTTATCTCAATATCAGGAGATAAAAGTATCTTTGTAACCTCGTTTTAAACTCAGTAATAACTTTAGCTCAGCAAGGTGCACATATTCTCATGACCTCTGTTGTTAGAGTCAGAGGTTTGGCAACATGAGTTAAGTACTGACAAGGTTCTACTGATGAGCTGCCATAGAATCGCTGTGCTCGTGGGTCAGGGTTATTTGCATAAATGTTGTATTAGCCTTAAAacatatctttcttttttactccaGTTGGGATTTGACCGAGCAGCCCTTTACTTTAACGTGTTATTTGGCAACATGAAACAGTATCACCTTTCATATCAGTAAAAATCACAAGGCAGAAAACACCACCACAGGGACACTAACACATAAATTACACATTATGCAGCACATGCAAAGTAAATGAAGGTGCCAAGGCTCCACAATGAACTGAGACATGTTTGAATATGTCAACTGAGTGTTTAAATAAATACgagttaaaaaaatataaatgccTAAAAAGCTTAGAAAGAGCTCAGTTCCTCTAAGATATCCTGTCATtgaagtcactttttttttttatcctgcaTAATCCAGCCAAGCGTCTCACTAACGCCACATTGCAAATACTGTCCTTGGCATTCAGGAGACCTCTGCCGTGTCCTGTTTGGGTCTGTCTGTCTCCGTGCATACTAATGAACCCTTGAACATCTGTCCCACTTAGTCCCAGAACTGATAGCATAAAGGGGGGGCTGCTGATTTTTCATGGCTGGCTGACTTGATTAACCGGTGTGTTCAGTCTTAACATATAAGGCGGGTGTATTAGTCCAAAGATGAGTCGAGGTGACCCTGACCCACCTTTTGCCAGTGTCCATGCAATAGAGAAATCTACTAGCAGTGCGTCATGAATTCCAAATAGGGTATTGTTATTTGTTATACAGACTATTGGGTTTTGATTTACCCCTGATTGCTTCCATGTATTAATTTATGGTTTCATAATTGAGGATTGATCTCAAGTTGCATGCATTATTTCCATAAGCTTTGTTTATATTCATGCCATTTGGTTTATTTATACTACTTGAATAGAATGAAGTGGAGTGCAATGAAGCAAATCCTCAAGACTGTGACAGTCTAAACATACAATATTTCTACCGCCTATTAAAAAATGGCAAATGACATTACTTGTTATGAATGCCCAATGAGCCTGACCAAACAAATAAcaatcacaacaacagcaaataacTTTGAAGAACCGAATATGGCATTGCATTATGCCAGTGACTGATGAATAGCACTGTTGGCTTCTCTGCTCTACATTCCCTGAAATATGTTTCTTGCATAAATCTGccaattatataattatattaattcttaaataaataaaggaatagtCCCAGCACAGTTTGATAGATCCCAAGGTGACTTCAAATTGCATATTTTTGCCCAAACAACATTCCAGTCAACAGTTTACCAtgataaacaacaaacagagaAATAGCAGTAAATCCTCACTTCTAAGAGACTGGAAGAAGTGAATGACTGAAATCTTGaatcaattataaaaatatttggtgattcttttttttgtcatattaaCTAATTGAATAATTGACTAATGTGGCAGTTGTACATTAAAGCACACCATTACTTACCAACTTCAGACATTTCTGGGACTCTTGCAAAGAATATTTCCTTTGCAAATTTTGGCGCATTGTCGTTGATGTcgtgtatttttatattaaactctGTGTCGGGCTCCAGTTCCGCATTGGTGTTCCTATCCAAAACCTTGGCAACGAGCATGTACATAgctttctcttctctgtccAGCCTCTTGGTGGCATGAATATCCCCAGACTTCTCATCAATCAGAAACAGGGTGCCGGCCCCGTCTCCTGTCAAGACGTACTTCACGTTGCCGTCACCTTTGTCCATGTTGGAGTGCAGCTGAAAATCACAAAAGACTCATTTTATACTCGGAAACAAGTCAGGAAACAAGGCAGACTTGTACAAAAAGAGTGATTGAGTTGCTGAAAGGGCGCTGCTTGAAAAATTCTTCTTGTATGTGCTTTGTTCAGTCTAACAAggtaacacttttttttcagatttcagaAAAAATGCAGAATATTTATAGTTAAACTCTAacaaaactgaataaaacagaGTCCTAATCATTGGCCTTGAACATTTCTCCACACAATCAAAGGTGCTGTTCAATCTggctgaataaaaaaaacaacataaaaaaaaagaaaaaaaaagaatgtttttAGAAATGCTTGGCCGTGGTTTTATCCATTTAGAAAAACAACCCATGATGTagtctctcttttctttttttgaaaactACTACATCCACTGTTACTAGGTAATGCTTGTGATGTTTAAACCCTCCTATGCTCAGAGGCCTGCTAGTCTGgacacttttttattattaagctacttttttcttccttttctctctgacTTTGGAAGGACTCCCAAAGTCGGAATGGACTTCAAGTCAGAATATGTTATAATATGTATACAAAGTCCTCTCAGACTGGACTATGAAGATTATTGCCTTGACTCACTTGGCCTTGTGTTTTGCTGCAGAgcttaaaaagataaaataaaatatacaagttATCAATATATAGCCTAAAATACAAGTAAGACTTCCTAGAGGGACCAGTGTATATGATTTAGTGGCAAGTGTGTAGGACGGGCGTATCCAAACTATTCCTGTGAGGGCTGTGTGACTGCAGGtctttgttccaaccaatcaagagctgatttgaccaatcaactggtgtgctcctgcttggttggaatgcaGCCACATGGCATTTTTTagggaatagtttggacattcctGCCACCCTACAGTGGCCGTGAGAagggccctctctagagccagtgtttggtttgtttgttcttgGCTACCGTAGAAACATGGCTGTGCAACATGGCGTGCtccgtggaagaggacccactctcTATGAATAGGAAACACAGTGGTTCTTATTTTCATGCAGTTATACACTAATTGAAACACACTCATGAATATTGTATTCCCTTCCTGCCATGTCTGTTcctctagatgccactaaattctacataaTTCATCTTTAACATATTGTTCATAAACATCATATGTTAAATGTAATTGCATCATAGACATAGAGATCATAGAGATCATAGAGATCCAATGTGGAATATGTGTGTTTCAGTCTCAGAACAGGACAGCGTTGAATGTGACATTCTCCATTAGTCTAGATCAAATTAGTCTCAGATTTATCTTCCAAATTGTGCCTTTGAAAAATGACGAAACCTGACCTACAGCAACAATTGCTAAAATTAGTCACCTCTGACCTATCCATCACCTTGAAGCATCTCTAAGTGTCTTTGAGGAGTAATGGTGGCATACTATGACAGACACTTGATTCAAGCTCATTATTGCACTGGATCTGTCAGCAGATATATTTAGAGCACTATCTCATGGGTTCAAATTTTAAATGACAAGTAGTTAGGGACACAAAAATGTACGTCAGTaacttattaatattaatgccTACATGCTGTGAGgaaactaattattttttttcctgcagttgGAAGAGTGATGTCAACAGTACAACTTTGGATGGAAATCACAAAAATGTATTGCCGGAGAGTGCTAGCTATTCTCAGGCAGAATTAAAAAATGGGGACGCGTGTGAAAACAAGATGCTGTCAAGTTGAAATGAACAATATGCACAGTATTTGGCGACGTGTTTGAAAATATCTTCATGCAGATGAACTCCATTATCCCCGAGTCTATTAAAGAGGAATATCACTCAGCTTGAATTTTTCacatatatttgtgttctggGACAGTCTGTTCATTGTTTGTGAATATGAATTCTCTCCTGAGCTGTAGACCGGTGAACCAAGGATTTATGACGTGTTATAGATGTGAAAGCTGCTCTTGCTATTGACTGTGAATGACAGGCTAATTTTGTAGAGCTGGAGAGTGTTTGTATGAATTTTTGCATTGAAATGGGCTTCATATCTGAGGTATGTACAATTACTCTACGggggtgaaaagaaaaaaaaaaagaatgcagtCACCTTTTTCTCTACTTTGGAATTCATTGTCTATGTACTGCAGTATATGGGCTGTAAGAGACATTAGGACTTGCTCATATGCTATACTGAACTctgtaatatataaaaataataataataataataataataatatacagaacCATGACTATCCAAATCCCACTTCTTTGCTTACAGTGTAATAATTAGGGCAGTACAATTTCAGACCATGTCAAAGCACATGaattccattttttcccccaaatctTTTGATTATATTCTCTCCAGCAGTTTTCATCTGATTATTACCATATTTCCCAGTCGTGGTCGTTAATCCTGTAAAAAGGAACCTGagaagtaaaaacaacaaacaaggaGCCATCAAAGGAGCCTGTACCCTATGCAACCAAGCTGTCTTACTGTATGGATAATGGGGATTTTAGTCTTTGGCGAGCCttgcagtatatatatatatatatatatatatatatatgtttttttaaaacatattttccttGGTGTATGCTGAAGCAAAGCCTCACTTCATGCACTTTTGCTAATTATTGAATGTATAATGTCCAGCCCCTCATCATAAACAGATCCTCTCCCCGTGGTGATTTCTCTGAGGCAGTGCAAATAAGGAGTGGGTTATGCAGAAGTAAGTAATATTATGGCCATCTAGAAATAATATGTAGTGTTACTGTACAGCTAAATATGTGAGGCACAGTTCCAGCAACATGGAGCTTTAGGGTTTGTTTTCTGCAGCaatatcaaatatcaatatattaaatTTGTCTCAAAGTGTAGAAACCAATTGATATACATTCATACTAGTGAACAACAGTGATAAGTGTGTAGAGTGTACATGTTGCGTTAATCTAGCATAGGTAGAAATAATGGCACTGATATTCTTTACAAAGTGTGGCACAAGGTGTTTTCACACAGCTTTAGGAAAATCAAACATTCGAACTACCACGCTATATTCGCAGAGATTTAGTGGCTCTCCTTTCAAGGCCttgcagcacaaacacagcCTTTTCAATGCCTTACAACAGAAGCACAGAAGAGAGCCTTGATGAGTTAAATCGCCttgcacaaacactgaggaaTTGTCAGTAAAGCAGGGAAATCATTGGCAATTCTTGTCAGGTTTCTGGTAAGCATAGCTTGCTGCTGCAAAGAGGAGATAGCAAAATAGAGCGCAGAATGGATACAGAATAAttactcttcctccctctctcactctctcttaagacataggagaaaaaaaaacttaactaTTTGAACACTGTACTATTATGTATCTTATGCAGGTTAAAGTTACACCTTGCAGCATTTCCTATGTGCTTTGTATTTTACATAGTTCACACAAGTTAATGTTGAAAAGAATTGGGAAAAACCTCGCAAAAAATCTCAAGGATAATTATTGGCAGGGTATTAACACAACAAAAGTGAGCTACTTTGAATATTCTAATTTAGGGCAGCATGTTTTGTTTACAAGGCGCAGCACAATAGAAGGTACCAGAACTTTAAATAGGATTTTGTTCACTTCAAACACACCACTCTGATGCTCCAGAATCCAAAGTTTGGGGTTGTATTGCTCAGCATTGCAAGTGTTCACACTTCACAGCCCTGCTTAAGAAGTAGGGCACCACAGCTGCACACAGTGAGTGCTCACACTCATTAATGGCCCCTGTGAAAGTCAGTTAAACTGAGATTTGAGGGTTTTTACGCTTGAGCCATGCACAACCACTGCGTAGTATATTTACAATCAAAGAATAtactttgctttttcttttcttttcttttttccccctggtGTTGACAATTGCtacagaagcagaagcagagtAAGCACTCAAAAAACCTTACTTTTactaatgcatttattttttcttgcttATCATCCTGTGAGTCATCAGTGAGCGCTACTCAGTATGTAAGCCTCAAAGCAGCGTGTCTTTTGAACACCTTGATAAGCAATATGAGCTGCTGCATGTATTATATAGTGCACcactgcttccttttttttttctctttttttctcttcttattCTTCAGCTGAGAAGCCGAGCTATACAAGAGTGGTGATGGTTCTTTACATCAAATTTTGATTGCTGTAATCAAGAAATGAACCTCGAGTGACagttagtgagtgtgtgtgggctgaTTGAAGAGGTTTGATTGAATGTGAAGTAAATAAGGTCTCCCACAGTGCACTGCAAAGGCCATTAAATGATCTTTATGAGGAAGACCATCAAGGCTTTGTGCTGGGCATTAAAGAGCTTTTTGCATTTGGTTTGGTtcttcatctctgtctcttcctttctctctctctgtctcttcctttctctctctctctctctctctctctctctctctctctctctctctctctctctctctctctctctctctctctctctctctctctctctctctctctctctctctctctctctctctctctctctctctctctctctcgctttttctctctctctctctctctctcgctttctctatccatccatcttcctgTATGTCTGTTAACTTGttttctatctaactatatTTTATAACATCTATCATATAATCTGTCCTCGATATACATCTTTCACCATCACAGTCTTTCTCCAGAGTTAATCAGATGGAATTAGTGATACGGATCGCCTCGGTTTCCTCTATAAAGCGGAATGGCTGTATATGGTTGCCCTATTTTTCGCCCCACTCCTCCCCTCAGTAAATTATTACAGCCTCATGTTTTCCTGACAGTTTAATAGTGAATGATATTGGACACAGAAAAAGTGGAGAACCGATGAATGTGACTTCTGTCATGCCACAGAAGTTGGGTGCCAGAGAGCATTAAAAGAGTCAAGAAGAAAGTCACGTCACTGCAGTCACTGACATATCAATGGATGGCCCCATTTATAGTTAGCATTTGCTTTGCCGCTTCATCACATAACACAACAAGGTGAA contains the following coding sequences:
- the LOC128382847 gene encoding cadherin-10-like isoform X1, coding for MITSQVLLLLTLSILWPSTALPFTPGNIGNLFGMSESDGRILQRSKRGWMWNQFFLLEEYTGNDHQYVGKLHSNMDKGDGNVKYVLTGDGAGTLFLIDEKSGDIHATKRLDREEKAMYMLVAKVLDRNTNAELEPDTEFNIKIHDINDNAPKFAKEIFFARVPEMSEVGTSVVTVTASDADDQTYGNSAKLVYSILQGQPYFSVDSENGTIKTALPGMDREVKENYQVVIQAKDMAGQMGGLSGTTTVSITLLDVNDSPPRFANHSFRLTAVESTEIEGAIGRIKADDPDVGRNAEMEYSIVGGHDIFNIITDQTTQEGVIIVKKALDYESKKDYEFRVEVKNTYLDARFIHGLQFKDFATVKVTVEDVDEPPVFTRNPYIIEVHEDTAAGSFVGVVLARDPDADNKPVKYSIDRHTDLERLFNIDSVNGTITTLKALDREMSKWHNISVVATEISNFHADINGYSFILDNPRQTTRVPVFIKVLDVNDNAPEFAMSYDTFVCENVRAGQLIQTISAVDTDEPLVGHKFVFSISATNPNFTIVDREDNTANILTRRGGFSRREMSMYFLPVVISDNDYPIQSSTSTLIVRVCACDSRGNMQTCNPEVLPFSDGLTTGALVAILLCVIILLMIVVLFAALRRQRKKEPLIISKEDVRDNVVSYNDEGGGEEDTQAFDIGTLRNPEVMDANKLRRDIIPEMLFPFRRTSPIKDNTDVRDFINGRLQENDSDPTAPPYDSLATYAYEGSGSLAESLSSLESGATEGDQDYDYLSNWGPQFKKLAEMYIGKSPDRET
- the LOC128382847 gene encoding cadherin-10-like isoform X2; translated protein: MITSQVLLLLTLSILWPSTALPFTPGNIGNLFGMSESDGRILQRSKRGWMWNQFFLLEEYTGNDHQYVGKLHSNMDKGDGNVKYVLTGDGAGTLFLIDEKSGDIHATKRLDREEKAMYMLVAKVLDRNTNAELEPDTEFNIKIHDINDNAPKFAKEIFFARVPEMSEVGTSVVTVTASDADDQTYGNSAKLVYSILQGQPYFSVDSENGTIKTALPGMDREVKENYQVVIQAKDMAGQMGGLSGTTTVSITLLDVNDSPPRFANHSFRLTAVESTEIEGAIGRIKADDPDVGRNAEMEYSIVGGHDIFNIITDQTTQEGVIIVKKALDYESKKDYEFRVEVKNTYLDARFIHGLQFKDFATVKVTVEDVDEPPVFTRNPYIIEVHEDTAAGSFVGVVLARDPDADNKPVKYSIDRHTDLERLFNIDSVNGTITTLKALDREMSKWHNISVVATEINNPRQTTRVPVFIKVLDVNDNAPEFAMSYDTFVCENVRAGQLIQTISAVDTDEPLVGHKFVFSISATNPNFTIVDREDNTANILTRRGGFSRREMSMYFLPVVISDNDYPIQSSTSTLIVRVCACDSRGNMQTCNPEVLPFSDGLTTGALVAILLCVIILLMIVVLFAALRRQRKKEPLIISKEDVRDNVVSYNDEGGGEEDTQAFDIGTLRNPEVMDANKLRRDIIPEMLFPFRRTSPIKDNTDVRDFINGRLQENDSDPTAPPYDSLATYAYEGSGSLAESLSSLESGATEGDQDYDYLSNWGPQFKKLAEMYIGKSPDRET